Proteins encoded by one window of Glycine soja cultivar W05 chromosome 15, ASM419377v2, whole genome shotgun sequence:
- the LOC114387502 gene encoding homeobox-DDT domain protein RLT1-like, which translates to MEVSVLSEASETNWTDDVRKHWGIKLSKSSSVEELLQILTLFERSLRRDFLSSNFSTTDKLLGSSSMSERSVQVLTDPESVAVLPWVPLTTAALSLRLLEIDSSISYVKLKRLGRAL; encoded by the exons GTATCTGTTCTATCTGAAGCATCTGAAACAAATTGGACCGATGATGTTAGGAAGCACTGGGGCATAAAGTTGAGCAAATCATCTTCTGTTGAGGAACTTTTGCAG ATATTGACCCTATTTGAGAGATCACTACGGAGAGATTTTCTGTCATCGAACTTCTCTACAACAGATAAATTGTTGGGATCAAGCAGTATGTCAGAACGTTCTGTGCAGGTTTTAACTGATCCTGAATCTGTTGCTGTGCTTCCATGGGTTCCACTAACGACTGCAGCTTTGTCTCTCAGGCTTTTGGAGATTGATTCATCTATCAGCTATGTAAAGCTTAAAAGACTTGGTCGAGCCTTGTGA